In Halopseudomonas xinjiangensis, a single genomic region encodes these proteins:
- a CDS encoding DUF3530 family protein — protein sequence MGRLLLVLLMVCSSLQAQTPEAPQAAEASQARPDLSSRSSGQEQALQRQIPPTQQRQLGEGESAFLGLFLPAARPDPLGSVLVVADLGEHANWPELIEPARANLSEAGWNTLAIGLPEAPPSHIGAADDDSAARQSLFEQRIAERLELGLALLAETGAAPVAVIARGRASYWVLQQADALPAVSALIVYQPRPAGPERPLQPLLETWDKPLLDIATKGALGRSDAARERQLIAQRTDHPHYRQILVSNPGNTPQTQQMLIKRIEGWLRKLPAAQRNPR from the coding sequence ATGGGCCGCCTACTGCTAGTGCTTTTGATGGTTTGCTCATCGCTTCAGGCACAGACGCCCGAGGCGCCGCAAGCCGCCGAAGCCAGCCAGGCAAGACCGGACCTGTCATCACGCTCATCCGGCCAGGAACAAGCCCTGCAAAGACAGATCCCTCCTACCCAGCAGCGTCAACTTGGCGAAGGCGAGTCAGCCTTCCTCGGGTTGTTCCTCCCTGCGGCCCGTCCCGACCCGCTCGGAAGCGTTCTGGTGGTCGCCGACCTGGGGGAACATGCCAACTGGCCCGAATTGATCGAGCCGGCGCGCGCCAACCTGAGCGAAGCGGGCTGGAATACGCTGGCCATCGGACTGCCGGAAGCGCCGCCATCTCACATCGGTGCAGCGGACGATGACAGCGCCGCGCGCCAAAGTCTGTTCGAACAACGCATAGCCGAGCGACTCGAGCTAGGACTTGCACTGCTTGCGGAAACAGGGGCAGCTCCGGTGGCGGTCATCGCGCGAGGCCGGGCCAGCTACTGGGTCCTGCAGCAAGCCGATGCGCTGCCAGCGGTTAGCGCGCTGATCGTTTATCAGCCGCGCCCGGCCGGTCCCGAGCGACCGCTGCAGCCTTTGCTGGAAACCTGGGACAAACCTCTTCTGGATATCGCTACCAAAGGTGCGCTTGGGCGCAGCGACGCGGCCCGCGAGCGACAGCTGATAGCCCAGCGAACCGATCATCCGCATTATCGACAGATACTGGTCAGCAATCCCGGCAACACGCCACAGACCCAGCAGATGCTGATCAAGCGCATCGAAGGCTGGCTGCGAAAGCTGCCTGCGGCTCAGCGAAACCCGCGGTGA
- the murU gene encoding N-acetylmuramate alpha-1-phosphate uridylyltransferase MurU translates to MKAMILAAGKGERMRPLTLTTPKPLLPVAGRPLIEWHIEALARAGIGELVINHAWLGEQLEAALGDGSRWGVRISWSPEGEPLETGGGIHRALPMLGDEPFMLVNGDVWTRFDFSHLRLAPGHLAHLVLVDNPAHKQRGDFVLEAGRISNPGDAAGLTFSGISVIHPALFVGCEPGAFALAPLLRSAADAGRVGGEHYRGVWIDVGTPERLDDATRQAQES, encoded by the coding sequence TTGAAGGCAATGATTCTGGCCGCGGGCAAGGGCGAGCGCATGCGCCCGCTGACGCTGACCACGCCCAAGCCGCTCTTGCCCGTCGCTGGCAGACCGCTGATCGAATGGCATATAGAGGCATTGGCGCGTGCTGGCATCGGCGAGCTGGTGATCAATCACGCCTGGCTTGGCGAGCAACTGGAGGCAGCGTTGGGTGATGGCAGTCGCTGGGGCGTCCGCATCAGCTGGTCGCCAGAGGGTGAGCCACTGGAAACAGGCGGTGGTATCCATCGGGCGCTGCCGATGCTAGGTGATGAGCCGTTCATGCTGGTCAACGGCGATGTCTGGACACGCTTCGATTTCAGTCATCTTCGGCTTGCGCCGGGGCATCTGGCTCATCTGGTGCTGGTCGACAATCCCGCCCACAAGCAGCGCGGCGACTTCGTCCTTGAAGCCGGCCGGATCTCCAACCCCGGAGACGCCGCCGGGCTCACCTTCAGCGGCATCTCGGTTATCCACCCGGCGCTTTTTGTCGGCTGCGAGCCAGGCGCCTTTGCTCTGGCCCCGCTATTGCGAAGCGCTGCCGATGCAGGCCGGGTCGGGGGAGAACACTATCGTGGTGTTTGGATCGACGTGGGAACGCCCGAGCGCCTCGACGATGCCACCCGACAGGCGCAGGAAAGTTGA
- a CDS encoding phosphoglycolate phosphatase, translated as MTALARLFEGRLPDLVMFDLDGTLVDSVPDLAAAVDTMLGRLGRPPAGVERVRDWVGNGAAVLVRRALAGSIDHNGVDDSQAADALAIFLEAYSGGHDLTTVYPGALDFLDWLQDNAVRMAVITNKPQRFVQPLLDEVGLGGYFDWLIGGDTLPTQKPDPAALLHVMGEVGVVAGQALFVGDSRNDILAARAAGVKVVAVSYGYNHGEPIAAENPDLLVDSLSALI; from the coding sequence ATGACGGCACTCGCTCGGCTGTTCGAGGGTCGGCTTCCCGATCTGGTGATGTTCGATCTGGACGGCACGCTGGTTGACTCGGTTCCCGATCTGGCTGCGGCGGTCGATACGATGCTCGGCCGGCTCGGCCGGCCGCCTGCGGGCGTCGAGCGGGTCCGTGACTGGGTGGGCAACGGCGCAGCCGTGCTGGTGCGTCGCGCCCTGGCCGGCTCGATTGACCACAATGGAGTCGATGATTCGCAGGCCGCCGATGCGCTGGCGATATTTCTTGAGGCTTACAGTGGCGGACATGACCTGACCACGGTCTACCCGGGCGCCCTCGATTTTCTTGACTGGCTGCAAGATAACGCTGTGCGGATGGCGGTCATCACCAACAAGCCCCAGCGCTTTGTCCAACCGCTACTTGATGAGGTAGGCCTTGGCGGCTATTTCGACTGGCTGATCGGGGGCGATACCTTGCCCACCCAGAAGCCGGATCCGGCAGCCTTGCTGCATGTGATGGGGGAGGTCGGTGTGGTGGCTGGGCAAGCGCTCTTTGTCGGTGACTCGCGTAACGACATTCTGGCCGCGCGCGCCGCAGGGGTGAAGGTGGTTGCCGTCAGCTACGGCTACAATCATGGCGAGCCGATCGCCGCGGAAAACCCCGACCTGCTGGTTGATTCACTGTCCGCGCTCATATAG
- the rpe gene encoding ribulose-phosphate 3-epimerase, with protein MPDYAIAPSILSADFARLGEDVDRVLAAGADIVHFDVMDNHYVPNLTIGPMVCSALRKYGVTAPIDVHLMVKPVDRIIGDFLEAGASYITFHPEASEHIDRSLQLIRDGGAKAGLVFNPATPLDSLKYVMDKVDMILLMSVNPGFGGQKFIPGTLDKLREARALISASGRDIRLEIDGGVNEKNIRDIAEAGADTFVAGSAIFSKPDYKAVIDAMRSELAQVQR; from the coding sequence ATGCCCGATTACGCCATTGCCCCGTCCATCCTCTCCGCCGACTTCGCCCGTCTGGGCGAGGATGTCGATCGGGTTCTGGCGGCCGGCGCCGACATTGTCCATTTCGATGTGATGGATAACCACTATGTCCCCAACCTGACTATCGGTCCGATGGTCTGTTCGGCGCTGCGCAAATATGGCGTGACCGCGCCGATCGATGTGCATCTGATGGTCAAGCCGGTCGATCGGATCATCGGCGATTTCCTCGAAGCCGGTGCCAGCTACATTACCTTTCATCCTGAAGCCAGCGAGCACATTGATCGTTCGCTGCAGCTCATTCGCGACGGCGGGGCCAAGGCGGGCCTCGTGTTCAACCCGGCGACGCCGCTGGACAGCCTGAAATATGTTATGGACAAGGTCGACATGATTCTGCTGATGAGCGTCAACCCTGGCTTCGGCGGGCAGAAATTCATTCCCGGCACCCTGGATAAGCTGCGCGAGGCGCGGGCGTTGATCAGTGCGAGCGGGCGCGATATTCGTCTGGAAATCGATGGTGGCGTGAACGAGAAAAACATCCGCGACATTGCCGAAGCCGGAGCGGATACCTTCGTTGCCGGCTCGGCAATTTTCAGCAAGCCGGACTACAAGGCGGTCATCGACGCCATGCGCAGCGAATTGGCGCAGGTGCAGCGCTGA
- a CDS encoding TerB family tellurite resistance protein, whose product MLWPVTLLGALVGGLVAELPGVLLGGVLGHALDRHWGLRRWGDLARRFSGGREGVFEEVLFLSLGRLAKAEGRVEPVHLQLARDIMQQYRLDEPARLKAMRDFNRGKDPAVSVARRLKRLKRNDPARAAEVIDCCWRMALASGGLGPRSRSLLDEWSALAGMGRAEHQRMHQRHQRAHAAKPPMASRDRVREAATLLGVDLDASPEVIKRAYRRQLSKHHPDKMRGASTVVLAQAGERIQAIQDAYERVRRHRGFR is encoded by the coding sequence TTGCTCTGGCCTGTAACCCTTCTCGGCGCCCTCGTCGGCGGGCTTGTCGCCGAGCTGCCAGGCGTCTTGCTTGGTGGTGTACTGGGGCATGCGCTGGATCGGCACTGGGGCTTGCGCCGTTGGGGCGACCTGGCAAGGCGTTTCAGTGGCGGTAGAGAAGGCGTTTTCGAGGAAGTACTGTTCCTCAGCCTGGGTAGACTGGCGAAGGCCGAGGGACGCGTCGAGCCGGTTCATCTGCAGTTGGCCCGCGACATCATGCAACAGTATCGGCTCGACGAGCCGGCTCGCCTGAAAGCAATGCGTGACTTCAATCGCGGCAAGGACCCGGCGGTGAGCGTCGCCCGACGTCTGAAGCGACTGAAGCGCAACGATCCAGCGCGGGCTGCCGAAGTGATCGACTGCTGCTGGCGCATGGCGCTGGCGAGCGGCGGGCTGGGGCCGCGTTCGCGAAGCCTGCTGGACGAATGGTCTGCTCTTGCCGGGATGGGCCGGGCCGAACATCAGCGCATGCATCAGCGCCACCAGCGTGCGCATGCCGCCAAGCCGCCGATGGCAAGTCGTGATCGCGTGCGCGAAGCAGCGACGTTGCTGGGGGTCGATCTGGACGCCAGCCCAGAGGTCATCAAACGTGCCTATCGCCGGCAACTGAGCAAGCACCATCCGGACAAGATGCGCGGTGCGTCAACAGTTGTCCTGGCTCAGGCGGGCGAGCGGATACAGGCAATCCAGGACGCCTACGAGCGAGTCCGGCGTCACCGCGGGTTTCGCTGA